From Sinorhizobium sp. B11:
TCGCCCTCGTCTGCCATGCGCCGGGCACCCTGCATCGTGCGAAGAAGCCCGATGGCACGCCGTTCGTCGCCGGCCGCACGGTCACCGGCTTCACCAACGGCGAAGAGGAAGCCGTCGGCCTGACCAAGGTCGTGCCCTTCCTCGTCGAGGACGAACTCCTGAACCTCGGCGCCACCTTCTCCAAGGTGAAGGACTGGGGTGTTCACACCGTTGTCGACGGCCAGCTGATCACCGGCCAGAATCCCGCCTCGTCGGGCCCGACGGCGAGCGTGCTGCTCCAAGCGCTTCGCAAGCAGGGCAAGTGACGAAAGCGGAATGAGGGAACGCGATCGGGCGCTTCCCTCTCTCTGCCCGGCCAGCCCGCCACGACAACGAAACCTTAACTATAACCGGACCATTTCGGAACCGCTTCCCATGGCGGGAAGTTTCCCTGCCGTAAGCAAGCAGGTGGAAATGACATGGTTCAGTGGTTTCGGGAACGCTACGTTTCACGCGAGGAGCATCAGCAGGTCGTCGATTATTATCGCAAGCTGGTGGCGCAGCTCTACGGCAATGTGCGGGACCTGAGGGCGCTGGTCGAGGCCCAACGGGCAGACATTCCCCAGACAATGGAACAGCCCGCCGGAGCGGAACAGCCTGCCGAAGCCTCCACTGAGTCGGCCGAGATACTGCCGCAGAAAAGGGACCTTGGACCGAATGTGATCAGCATCGGCTTCTATCGCGATCGCCGGAGGTCCGGGATCTAAAGCGGCTCCGGCACAAGTGCATGGCGGTATGGAAACAAAGGTTGCCGCGGCTATCCCGGCACCCTGCCCCGGCACGCCCAGGCGACCGAGGCAAACGACCGCGGCCCGTCCGGCTCTCCAGCCTCGTAGGCATCCCTCACCGAGGCATCGACCCGCCTGCGCATCTCCGCATCCAGGCCAGCCACATATTTGCCGAGCGGACCTTCGCCCGAGGCGATCGGATCCCAAAAGTCGGCAAACGAGCCGTAATCCATGCGGATCGTCAGCGAGGTCTCCTCGACATCGACAAGACCATTGCCGACAAAGCTCGCCTTCATTTTTCCCGGCTGCGTCATCGGCTGGAAGCAATAGCGATGGCGCATTGCCCGCGCATTTGCGTCGATCATCGCCACCGTATCCCACATCATGCGCATGCCGGACATGCCGCCATAGTGATCCCAGACGGCGGCGGCAACGACACCGCCAGGACGCACGACGCGCCGCATCTCGGCCACAGCCTTGCCGGCCTCCGGCACGAAATGCAGCACGAGCAGCGATAGCGCCCGATCGAAACTATTATCCTCGAAGGGCAGCGCGCAGGCATCCGCCTCGCGAATAGCGATGCGCGGGTCCGTATTGCGCCGGTTTGCCGCCTCCACGAAGACGGGTGAAAAATCGATGGCTGAGATCGCCTTCAGGCGGGGATTTTTCGCCAGCGTGAAGGTGAGGCTTCCCGTGCCGCAGCCGACATCGAGAATGCTTTCCCCATCCGCAAGCCCGGCGAAATCGACGAACCCGGGCGCGAGCTTCTTGCTCCAGCGCCCCATCAGCTGCTCGTAACCATCGGCACTTTCGACATTGAAACTCGACGGCATCGCGCTTCTCCCTCAAAACGGGACAATGTCCACTTCGACATTAGGACTGAGCGAGCTGCGCGGCAAGCAAATCGGCTCTTCTTGTTTCCACGCAATTGCGCCCACAAAACCGCGGTGCCGTTTTGCCGGAATGGTTCCTCAGCTTCGAGCGCTCGCCTTTCCCTCGATATTCAACGGTTTACCGTCGATGCTTCCAGCAGCACCCGTAACGGAAGTCGCTACCCAAAAGGAACCAGCGACTTCAGTTTACGCCACGCCTTAGTCGAGAGCGATATTCTAGCTCACAGTGGCGAGAAGGCGTCCAAGTGCGGCGTCGAAATCCTCCAGGCTGAAATTCTGCGGGTCGTCATGCCCGTCGCTCAGGCCCTGGTCTATTGCCGCATGAAATGCCGGAACGAGCCCGGTTTGGGCGCGCATGCTTGCCATGAGGTAAAGCAGCGCGAGCCGGTCATACTGGGTTGTCGAGAAACCGGGCGTTGGCGCGTTGCCATCAGGCTGGCTCGGGTGCTTACGGCGCGGCTGCACGTTCTCGATGTGCAGGAACATGCCGCGCGACAAAGTGCCGATCTGCTGCTCCAGCTTGGTTGCGCGCCACGGCACGCCAAAATCATGGCCGACATAGATCTCGCCCCGGCGGTTGAGGAATATGTGCGCCTTGGCGTTCGACGGGCTCTTGAAACCGTCGAGCCGATTGACCTGGTTGCTGGTATCGATGTCAGCGGGAAACTGCGCCACGTTCCCGAAATTCGGCGAACTCGTATCGTGAATGACGAAGTAGCGCGCCATCGGTGCCTGCGGATTGTTCGTGTTGCCGCGGGACAAAGGCGCGTCGAGACTGCCTCCGAGCCCGGCCTCGGTCAGTCCCTGGCCGGAAAGTGCCTGCCGCAGCTTCGTCTTGGAGATGGTGACCGGCTGGCCGATGAAGCCTGCGAGATTGGACGGCAGCTGCGCGGGCGTGGCGTCGACATTTCCCAGTATCTTCACCTTGCGCAGCAGACAGGATGCCTGTTCGCTGGGGCTTCCCGCAAAGGCCATGGTCTCTGTATTGAACTTGCATTTTCCAAAGGTCGCCGCGCTGAGCTGGCCGGTCGCGCCGGCAAGTATCAGAATGCTCAATGGCAAAAGGTAACGCATCGCAAACTCCTCTCCTGCTTGCGTGGGAACATCACGGGCACATTGCGCCGCCCGTCAGGTTGAGCTTCTCCTTGGCAAAGGCACACATTTTCGAGACGGCGTTCTCCGGCTTGAGACCGGTGTCCCGGCTGCCCGGGTAGACGATAAAGATCACGTCATGGCCGAGACCGAAATTCTTGTAGGGGTAAACGTGTCCCGGCCCGACGCAGGCCGTTTGATCGCTGTTCCACTTCTTGCAACGGCTTTCGCCGATTGCCTCGAACACCCTGCTCGATCCCTCGCCGAGCCGCATGAAAGGACCACCATCCGCGATCAGAACCGGCGTCCACCGGTCCTTGTAGACGACGACGCCCATATCGCCGAGCCGCAGCCCGGTCTTCTCAGCGAACATGCGGCCCATTTCACCGCTCTTGTTGCCGGTTATCCTGGATAGGCCGGCCGTCGGCATCACGATGAAGGGAATGCGGTCCGGATCGATTTGTGCGGACTGCGCGGAAGGATTGGAGGAGCCCGGCCACTTGTACGACGTCTCCTTCAGATCGGTAGCACCGGGCAGACCGTTCCATGCCGCCCAGGATCCGTCGACGTCGAGCGCCATCTTGCTGCGCCAGTAGATCGCGCCGTCCTTTAGGCGCAGCAACGCCTTCACATTGCTGGGGTCGCGACTGCACAGATAGTACTGTTTCGATTCCGCGACACCAGGAAGCCTCAGGTTGAAACCGAGAAACTTGTCCTTCCTGCTCGCTCCGGCCGCGCCGTCGCAACCGACGAACTCTCCCCGGTAGGACTCGTCGAACGGCGTCGCCGCGGAGAATTCAACGGCCTTGAGGACGTCGGCCGAGCTTGTCGGCGGTTCGGCGGCGTAAGCGTGAAAGGCAAGCACTGCAATGCCAAGCGTTACTAAAACGCGGGATAGTTGAAGCATGTAGAGAGACATGGTCTGCGGCTCCTCTGCTCGGCTTCGGTGCAACGTGAACGACCCAAGTCACTATTTCATTTAATCTTGGATTGTGCAATATTAACGACAATAAAAACAACTTTGTCTCCCCAGGTTGAAAGTATTTCCTCCAAAAATCTCGCAAGGACGGTAAAATGCGGCGGCTGCTTCTTATGACCTCGAGAAACGTCGGGCTTGCCATTCTGCTCGCTGCCTGCGCCACGCGTATCACGCAGGCGGCAGAAACCGACCTGGCGTCGCTGACGGCCGAAATGGAACACCGCTTCGAGACGCGCATCAGCGGCGGCCAGTATATGAGATCATCGTGCTCGCCGACGACGGCGGACGACTGGCCGGGTGTCGAACTCCAGCGCTGCACCTACAGGGAACTGAACACCGAGGCGACGGTGACCCTCGCCTTGCCGAGCGCCGCACAGCTGGCGCGCTGGACAGTCTCCGCCTGCCGCGACGCAGCAGCGACCGACATGAGGGCCTGCGCGCGCCACATCGAGAAGCGTATATGGTCGGCTTCGAATGCCCAGTTTCCGGTGCGCGGCTATGTGATCGAGCCGCAGTCCGTGATTGGTGGCCCGGCAGACAGGGCTTACTGTTTTCTGTTCCGCGACGGCGTCACGGTAAGGACGGCCGCGGTGACGTCACGCCCGCCACAAGGCGGCAAATGCGCTCCGCAATCTGCGGAAAATGATCCGATCACCCGCGCCTTCACCTATGGCCGGATCGCGTCTACCACCCGGGCCGAGCTGGCGCTCGCCCCCGGCGCTCCGAGCGAGTCCGCACTTGCGGGCACGGCTTTTCCAGATGCGGTGCGCAAGGAATTCGTCGCCGCCTGGGCCTCCGACCGCAACCGCCTGATCTCGGGCGCTGCTATTGCCGACAAGGCGAACGGGAAATTCCACTGACCGCGCTTTCCGGTTTCCCGCCTAGTTCATCGAAGCGATGGCGGCATTGAGCGCCGTCGCATAAGCCACCCAGACCGCGTAGGGCATGAACAGGACTGACGATATCCGGTCCCGCTTCCAGGACAGGCCGATGAAGGCAAGGATCAGCAAAAGCAGCGGAATGATGATCATCAGCCCCAGGCTCGGAGATCTGAGGCCGAAGAAAGCGGGCGACCAGGCAAAATTCAGGACGAGCTGGGCGATCCAGCAGGTCATGACGGGTGACCGCCTGCTACGCGCATAGGTGCGGGCGCCCGCGATGCCGATGAGGATATAGAGGATCGTCCAGGCCGGGCCGAACAGCCAGTCCGGCGGCGTGAACCAGGGCTTGGCGAGCGACTGGTACCATTCATCCGGCAGATTGATGAGACCGATGAGAAGCCCGCCGCCGAGCGTGAGCAGAATGAAGACGAGATAGTGATCGAACCGGTGCAACAGAACCCCCGCGTGAGTGACGGTTGAAACTGGCGCCCGGCGGCCCGCCGTCAAGAGCGTCTTGCTCGGCTGCCGGTTTCCCGCTCGCTGAGCGTCTCGATCAATAACGCTGGAGTGCGCACCGCAAACGCGCTTGACGCTCATCCCGAAGGCGCTTTCGCACTGACGGAGCAGCGTACCAGACTCGCACACTACCGCAGGGATTTGTTCACCTGATCGCGTTGGAGATGCCGGGAGCGCCTACGCAAGGCCGCTGAGTTAGGCTACAATTCGCCAATCTGCTTCCAGATGCAATGTGAGCAACCCCGGCCAAAGATCGGGGCACGCAAAAATTTCTCGCCATATCTCGTGCCGATACCACTGCGAATTTCATTCACCAGCGGAGGCGAATATGCCGTCAAACAAGACCTTGCAGGAGCTCATCGACTACACGACCGTCCGACCCTATGCCAGCGAACTGTTCGGCATCTACCAGCCGCTGCTCGGCTGGAAGTCGAAGCGGCTGGAACACCGGTTCAACGACGGTTTCAAGCAGGACAAGCAGTCGCTGCTGAACCGGCTGAGAACCCAGTTCAATCCGCAGGTCAGCATCAACTATCGCGAAGGCTGCCAGGTCGGCATCGACATAAAGCCTGGGGCCCTGGAGCTCGGCGAGCCGCGCACCTTCGACAGCGTCGTGCTTGAAACCGTGGCCAAGAAACTGCCGCCGCACGAGCAGTACAAGCCGGACATCTGGCGCGACATCATCAGCCGCGACACCATCGAATCGATCTTCACGCAGGTGGTGATCCCGCAATACAGCCGGCTCTACACCGAGCATTGCCGCAGCAACACCACGCCGGTGCGTCTCGCAATGAAGGCCGACAGGGGCGATGTCGACAGTCAGCGGGTGCTGTACCTGAAGGCGTTCGAGAGCCAGCTGCGCAACGAGTCCTCGCAGGCGGGCGCACTGCTCTACCTCACTGAGCATAATCACCATGCCCAGCTCGAACAGATCTTCTACAGCCTGAAGAACAACGCGCTGCAGGCCGCCAACCTCTCCGCCATCCTGGGCGCGCTCGAACTCGTCGACGGCTATCTGAGCATCGACAACCTGAACCCGCAGGACCAGGAGGACATTCGTCGCGTGGCGCTGTCGCCGATCAGCGTCGTGCACCTGTTCCGCCAGTATTTCTTCGAGCTGGATTCCTTCCTCGGCTCGCCGGTCAGTCACGTCTGGATGAGCCCCGGTTCCACCGTCGAGCTGATCGAGGTGCAGACGCGGCGCGTGCTGGTCGAAAAGAGCCTGGAGACGTTTACCGAAACCGTCACCAAGACGGAAAGCGAAAAGACCGAGCAGGACGAGATCAGCGAGGCGGTCAAGGAGGACAACAAGCAGGACATCAAGTTCGGCGCGAGCGTGACTGCCTCATACGCCTCCGTCACGGCCACATCCAGCTTCGACTATTCCACCTCGCAGCAGACCGCACGCGAGGAGTCGCACAAGCGCATGCGCCAGCAGACGGAGAAGCTCTCCACCGAGATACGCAAGAACTACAAGACCACCTTCCGAACCGTAACCGAGACAACCGACACGTCCAGCAAGCGTTACCTGCTCACGAACTCGACGCAGGCGCTGATCAATTACGAGCTGCGCCGGAAGATGCGCCAGGTGGCCGTGCAGGTGCAGGACGTCGGCACCTATCTCTGCTGGCAGACCTACGTCGATCGCCCCGGTGAATCGTTAGGAATTGCCGACCTCATGCACATCGCCAAGCCGGCGGAGCTGGACGGCCTGCACGCGCCGGACGAGATCCCGATGCTACAGCCCTTCAGCGAGAACAAGATGGTAACGATCCCCTTCATCTCGGTAGAGGATACCGACGCGGACAATGAGGGCGAGGTCTACAAGGACGGCATCGAGGTCGACGATTCCGAGGCATTCGGCAACCTCGAAAAGATCCAGGCCGACTTCCCGATCGAATGTATCTGCCCCAAGGGCAATTACGCGCTGACCGGCGTCGAGTTCGACGGCCAGGGCAAGCCGGTGGCGGCCTCGCGCAAGGGCGATATCGTCAACAACGCCGACAAGGCGAAATTCACGCTCCATCTCGACAGCGCCGATTTCCAGGGCCAGAACAGCGTACAGGTGAAGCTCCTGCTGCACTGGACGCCGACCGACGGCGCCAACGACGAGGCTGTCAAGAAGAACAAGGAAAACGTCGAGGCTTTCAAGGCCAAGGAGCAGGCCGAGTATCAGAAGGCCTTCGTCCAGAACGCCAAGGACCGCATCAAGCTCACGCACCAGATCAAGCCGCGGCCGAGCGAAGACCTGCGTGAGGAAGAGCGCATCGTCGTCTATCGCAAGCTCATCCAGGACATGCTGATGCACGGCATCACCATGCCGGACGACCGCACCCGGCATGTCGTGGCCGAGCTGATCAACTCGATCTTCGACATCGACAAGATGCTGTACTTCGTCGCGCCCGAATGGTGGCGGCCGCGGCTGCGCGTTTACACCCAGCAGCTCGGCGAAACCAAGGCGGCGCCGAACAACTTTCTCGCCTCCTCCGCGTCCGTCTCCTCCGCGTTCAGCACGGTTACGAAGGCGGTTGCCAAGACCATGTATTCCTTCAACGCCAGCCAGCAGTCCGCCAAGCTTGCCCCCAGCACCATCGGTTGGGGCGGCATCGACGATCCGCTCCGCGACAACTACTACATAACCGAGGATTCCGAGCCCGCGAGGTTCGGCAGCTCCCTCGGCTGGCTGCTGCAACTCGACGGCGACGACATGCGCAACGCCTTCCTCAACGCCCCCTGGGTCAAGGCGGTCATCCCGATCCGTCCCGGCAAGGAGGAAGCGGCAATCAACTGGCTGAAGGGCGTCGAAGGGTTCAACGGCATCGGCGACGCAGACATCTACCAGACCAACAATCCCGACGAGAAGGATATCAACGGCAATCCGCTCAACGGCCAGAAGGTGATCGACGTGATCCTCGACCTGGCGAAGAAGATCCGCCGCAAACACGCCGAAGGCGTCGAAAACGGCCAATACCCGAAGGAAAGCGAGATCGCCGATCCGACGCTGGTCGATGAGGATAATGTGGTGACCTCGACGCCGATCGATCGCGTCTACGAGCACGGCTTCTATCCGCTCAAGGACGGTTTCCGCGCCAACGTCACCGGCAATTATGAAGTGTTCGACCAGTGGCTGGAGATCCTGCCGACCGACCAGGTCGTGCCGGTGGAAGTGAAATACGATCCCAAGACAGGACGGCAGGTGTGACGACCCGCTATGTCAATGCCAAGACGGGCAAGACCGGCGGCAAGTTCGACACGGCCTTGACCCCGGCGCGCAGCATCACGGCCGCACTCAAGGTTGCCATCGCCGGCGACACGATCGTGATCCAGGATGCCGAGAGCTACAAGGAAGGTGAGCTGGTGATCGACAAGCCGCTCACTCTCGTCAGCAGTTTCCTTCTGGCCAATCCCTCGGCCGATCCGACCGCGGCCGGGTTCGATCCAAAGAAATTGCCTGAGCTGACGATCAAGTCGGGCACGCGTGCGCGCGTCCTGCGCATTACCGGCACGCCCGCCACACGCGCGAGCGCCGGACCGGTCGTGATCAAGGGGTTGCGTATCCGCGGCGGCCGGTCCCTGCACACGAGCACCGAACCAGCACAGGGCGCCGGCGGCGGCATAGCGGTGGTCGATATCGACAATGTCACGATCGAGCGTTGTGTCTTCACCGACAATCAGACCGAGACCGCGCCGATCGGCTCCTGGCCGGAAGCCGACCGCACGGCCTTTCGCGACGCGGTGGTCGATCTGGTGGGCGCGATCTTCACGCCGACGGTCGAGTCCTTCATCAACACGCTCATCGACACCGCCAACTTCGCCCTCGTCCTTGCCGGTTATCCGAAGCTTGCGCATGTCAGCCGCGCCACGATCCTCACGGAGGTCGGCAAGGCCTTTGACGCAAAACTCGGATCGGGCCGGCCGAACCACTGGCTCGCCGGACAGGCCTTCGGCGGCGGCGCGGCAACCGTCTGGGCAAGCCCCACCTTCCGCCGCTGCCTGTTTCGCGGCAACAGTGCCGAAGGCCGCGGCGCAGGCATCGCCGTGGTCGGCTATGGATGGCCGACGCTCGACGCCTGCGTGATCGACGGCAACCGGTCGGGAAATGTGGGGCGTCGCGATGGCGGCGGCGTCGGCTGCGAGGTGGCCCTTCCCGGCAAGCTGCCGCGCAACCTGTCGGAGATCGACATGGTGAAGTTCCTGACCTCGAAACTGGCGGCGGTGAAGGCGATCATCGGCTCGCCGCTGTCCTACATCAGCGTCTGGGACATCATCAACTATGCCAAATGGCTGGCCAATCCCGCAGCCCCGAGCCCGCCGGTGCGCGGCATCAAGGCCGTGATCCTCGACCTCATCAACGCGCGCTGGTCCGAAGCGCTGGACCACCTCTTCTATTTCGCCTCCACCTCGGCGCTCAGCCTCAACAAGTGGGACGCGTGGAACGCCGATGAAATCAAGCGTGCGCAGACGACTGCGGTCAGCATTTCCGACAGCACGCTGTCAAAGAACTGGTGCGCGGACGACGGCGGCGGGCTCTATGCCTCGGTCCTGTCGCGGGTCGACATTTCCAAGAGCAAGGTGCTGCAGAACACCGCCGACAGTAGCGGCGGCGGCCTGCGCTTCTCCATGGGCTCGGCGGCAAATGTCAGCGGCTGCGAACTGCTCGGAAACACCGCCGAAGTCAACGACCCCTCGGGCAAGCTGGTGGCGGGAGGCGGCGGCATGTCGGCCCGCAACGTTGATCTGGTGATCAAGGACACTCGCCTCGGGCCGGCTGCCGCGGCGATCGGCACGGATTCGAACGTGTGCAGCGATCATGCAGGCGGCGGTTTCGCCTATCAGGCGGACACCGAAGGCATGCTCGCCGGCATCCCTGATTTGTGGACTGCCATCATGGTTGAAGTCTTCGGCGTTCGCGCCGTCAGCGTGATGATCAATTCGGGCTGCGCGATCGTCCACAACGGCGCCGG
This genomic window contains:
- a CDS encoding class I SAM-dependent methyltransferase; protein product: MPSSFNVESADGYEQLMGRWSKKLAPGFVDFAGLADGESILDVGCGTGSLTFTLAKNPRLKAISAIDFSPVFVEAANRRNTDPRIAIREADACALPFEDNSFDRALSLLVLHFVPEAGKAVAEMRRVVRPGGVVAAAVWDHYGGMSGMRMMWDTVAMIDANARAMRHRYCFQPMTQPGKMKASFVGNGLVDVEETSLTIRMDYGSFADFWDPIASGEGPLGKYVAGLDAEMRRRVDASVRDAYEAGEPDGPRSFASVAWACRGRVPG
- a CDS encoding glycoside hydrolase family 75 protein, producing the protein MSLYMLQLSRVLVTLGIAVLAFHAYAAEPPTSSADVLKAVEFSAATPFDESYRGEFVGCDGAAGASRKDKFLGFNLRLPGVAESKQYYLCSRDPSNVKALLRLKDGAIYWRSKMALDVDGSWAAWNGLPGATDLKETSYKWPGSSNPSAQSAQIDPDRIPFIVMPTAGLSRITGNKSGEMGRMFAEKTGLRLGDMGVVVYKDRWTPVLIADGGPFMRLGEGSSRVFEAIGESRCKKWNSDQTACVGPGHVYPYKNFGLGHDVIFIVYPGSRDTGLKPENAVSKMCAFAKEKLNLTGGAMCP
- a CDS encoding N-acetylmuramoyl-L-alanine amidase, which codes for MRYLLPLSILILAGATGQLSAATFGKCKFNTETMAFAGSPSEQASCLLRKVKILGNVDATPAQLPSNLAGFIGQPVTISKTKLRQALSGQGLTEAGLGGSLDAPLSRGNTNNPQAPMARYFVIHDTSSPNFGNVAQFPADIDTSNQVNRLDGFKSPSNAKAHIFLNRRGEIYVGHDFGVPWRATKLEQQIGTLSRGMFLHIENVQPRRKHPSQPDGNAPTPGFSTTQYDRLALLYLMASMRAQTGLVPAFHAAIDQGLSDGHDDPQNFSLEDFDAALGRLLATVS
- a CDS encoding tryptophan-rich sensory protein, with the protein product MHRFDHYLVFILLTLGGGLLIGLINLPDEWYQSLAKPWFTPPDWLFGPAWTILYILIGIAGARTYARSRRSPVMTCWIAQLVLNFAWSPAFFGLRSPSLGLMIIIPLLLLILAFIGLSWKRDRISSVLFMPYAVWVAYATALNAAIASMN